A window of Streptomyces sp. SAI-127 contains these coding sequences:
- a CDS encoding alpha/beta hydrolase, with protein MPNPLRLRAAALTATALLLTSVLAGCGDDSQDEDLSAQKLSWKDCPAPSRAEGGGDAPSPLPGDEEWQCTTLKAPLDWAKPKGDTIGLALIRAKASGAEDKRIGSLVFNFGGPGGSGVTTLPAFGTDYAKLRTRYDLVSFDPRGVGRSVPVECLNDPQLDVYFEQDWTPDDEAERASLLDNTKEFNAACEENSRKMLPHVRTTDAARDMDLMRQVLGDDKLYYFGISYGTELGGVYAHLFPKHVGRAVFDAVVDPTQSSEQGSLGQAEGFQLALDNFAEDCTSQPTDCPVGDTAQDVKNRIAALLAELDKKPIPGLGQRVLTQTAATNGIVQALYSKDFWEYLTEGLEQAYDGDGSILMLLSDSLNGRSENGEYSNIAAANISINCADDKSRYTSAEVERKLPEFRAASPLFGDFMAWSMVNCTDWAVAGAADHPDVSATGSAPILVVGNTGDPATPYEGARRMAEALGAGVGVELTYKGQGHGAYDSKNKCVQDAVDGYLLNGKVPTAGTVCS; from the coding sequence ATGCCGAACCCCCTTCGACTGCGCGCCGCCGCCCTGACCGCCACCGCCCTTCTGCTGACCTCCGTGCTGGCGGGCTGCGGCGACGACTCCCAGGACGAGGACCTGTCGGCTCAGAAGCTGAGTTGGAAGGACTGCCCGGCACCCTCCCGGGCCGAGGGCGGCGGTGACGCCCCTTCCCCGCTGCCGGGCGACGAGGAGTGGCAGTGCACCACCCTCAAGGCCCCTCTCGACTGGGCGAAGCCCAAGGGCGACACGATCGGCCTCGCCCTGATCCGGGCGAAGGCCAGTGGCGCCGAGGACAAGCGCATCGGCTCGCTCGTCTTCAACTTCGGCGGGCCCGGCGGCTCGGGTGTCACCACGCTCCCCGCCTTCGGCACGGACTACGCGAAACTGCGCACCCGCTACGACCTGGTGAGCTTCGACCCCCGGGGGGTCGGCCGCAGCGTCCCCGTGGAGTGCCTGAACGACCCCCAGCTCGACGTGTACTTCGAGCAGGACTGGACCCCTGACGACGAGGCCGAGCGCGCCTCGCTGCTCGACAACACCAAGGAGTTCAACGCGGCCTGCGAGGAGAACTCCAGGAAGATGCTGCCGCATGTGCGCACGACCGACGCGGCCCGCGACATGGACCTGATGCGCCAGGTCCTCGGCGACGACAAGCTGTACTACTTCGGCATCTCGTACGGCACGGAACTCGGCGGTGTCTACGCCCATCTGTTCCCGAAGCACGTGGGGCGCGCGGTCTTCGACGCGGTCGTCGACCCTACGCAGAGCAGCGAACAGGGTTCGCTCGGACAAGCCGAGGGATTCCAGCTCGCGCTCGACAACTTCGCCGAGGACTGCACCTCGCAGCCCACGGACTGCCCCGTGGGCGACACCGCGCAGGACGTCAAGAACCGCATCGCCGCTCTGCTGGCCGAGCTCGACAAGAAGCCGATCCCCGGCCTCGGGCAGCGGGTGCTGACCCAGACCGCCGCGACCAACGGCATCGTGCAGGCGCTGTACTCGAAGGACTTCTGGGAGTACCTCACCGAGGGCCTGGAGCAGGCGTACGACGGTGACGGGAGCATCCTGATGCTGCTGTCCGACTCGCTGAACGGGCGCAGCGAGAACGGCGAGTACAGCAACATCGCCGCGGCCAACATCTCCATCAACTGCGCCGACGACAAGTCCCGGTACACCTCCGCCGAAGTCGAGCGGAAGCTGCCCGAGTTCCGCGCCGCGTCCCCTCTGTTCGGCGACTTCATGGCCTGGTCGATGGTGAACTGCACCGACTGGGCCGTGGCGGGCGCCGCCGACCATCCCGACGTGAGCGCCACCGGCTCGGCACCGATCCTGGTCGTGGGCAACACCGGGGACCCGGCGACCCCGTACGAGGGCGCGCGCAGGATGGCGGAGGCGCTCGGAGCGGGCGTCGGGGTCGAGCTGACGTACAAGGGGCAGGGGCACGGAGCGTACGACAGCAAGAACAAGTGCGTTCAGGATGCCGTGGACGGCTATCTCCTGAACGGCAAGGTGCCGACAGCCGGGACCGTCTGCTCCTAG
- a CDS encoding alpha/beta hydrolase, whose amino-acid sequence MGRFVRWAAVTAAAALLAAGCSGGSSGGGEEDERSGSARPTTTGGKGLPAALTSQKLEWERCKATADSSPPGRDWQCATLKVPLDWSKPDGGTIDLALIRSKARGGDRIGSLLFNFGGPGASGVAGMPGYAATVSLLRERYDLVSWDPRGVGASEGVRCRGDKETQAAEAVDATPDTPAEERAYLRDATDFAQGCEKGVGRLLAHVSTTDTARDMDLMRQVLGDSELHYFGISYGTELGGVYAHLFPGNVGRLVLDAVVDPTADLVDHRKNQAQGFQRALDNYLESTGQDPEKGTRKIADLLERIDADPLDTYSGRKLTQVLAFTGIVWPLYRQDSWPSLTSALDTAEQGDGSELLALADGYNERDVSGRYGLLTQSQRVISCVDDKQRPTLAETKKLLPEFERISPVFGPFLGWDAAGWCHDWPVPGQYETPEVSAPGAAPVLVIGNTGDPATPYEGARRMADELGKGVGVELTWKGEGHGAYGNGSDCVNSTVNAYLLKGTVPKDGKVCGRQ is encoded by the coding sequence ATGGGGCGTTTCGTACGGTGGGCGGCTGTGACCGCCGCGGCCGCACTGCTGGCAGCGGGCTGCAGCGGCGGCTCGTCCGGCGGCGGTGAGGAGGACGAGCGGTCGGGCAGCGCGAGGCCCACCACCACGGGCGGGAAAGGGCTGCCCGCCGCGCTGACCTCGCAGAAGCTCGAGTGGGAGCGCTGCAAGGCCACCGCGGACTCCTCGCCACCCGGCAGAGACTGGCAATGCGCGACGTTGAAGGTGCCGCTCGACTGGTCGAAGCCGGACGGCGGGACGATCGACCTCGCGCTGATCCGCTCCAAGGCCCGCGGCGGCGACCGCATCGGCTCGCTCCTGTTCAACTTCGGCGGCCCCGGCGCGTCGGGCGTCGCCGGAATGCCCGGGTACGCCGCCACGGTCTCCCTGCTGCGCGAGCGGTACGACCTGGTGAGCTGGGACCCGCGTGGGGTCGGCGCCAGCGAAGGCGTCCGTTGCCGTGGCGACAAGGAGACCCAGGCCGCAGAGGCGGTGGACGCCACCCCGGACACCCCAGCCGAGGAACGGGCGTACCTCCGCGACGCCACCGACTTCGCCCAGGGCTGCGAGAAGGGCGTGGGCAGACTGCTGGCGCATGTCTCGACCACCGACACCGCGCGGGACATGGACCTGATGCGCCAGGTCCTCGGCGACAGCGAGCTGCACTACTTCGGCATCTCGTACGGCACCGAACTCGGCGGCGTCTACGCCCACCTGTTCCCCGGGAATGTCGGGCGGCTGGTGCTGGACGCGGTCGTCGATCCGACCGCCGACCTGGTGGACCACCGCAAGAACCAGGCCCAGGGCTTCCAGCGCGCCCTCGACAACTACCTCGAATCCACCGGACAGGACCCGGAGAAGGGCACCCGGAAGATCGCGGACCTGCTGGAGCGGATCGATGCGGACCCGCTGGACACGTATTCCGGGCGGAAGCTGACGCAGGTGCTGGCGTTCACCGGCATCGTCTGGCCGTTGTACCGCCAGGACAGCTGGCCCTCGCTGACCAGCGCTCTCGACACGGCCGAGCAGGGGGACGGCTCCGAACTGCTGGCGCTCGCCGACGGCTACAACGAACGGGATGTCTCGGGCCGTTACGGCCTGCTGACGCAGTCACAACGAGTCATATCGTGCGTGGACGACAAGCAGCGGCCCACGCTCGCGGAGACGAAGAAGCTGCTGCCCGAGTTCGAGAGGATCTCGCCCGTGTTCGGCCCCTTCCTCGGCTGGGACGCGGCCGGCTGGTGCCACGACTGGCCGGTGCCCGGGCAGTACGAGACCCCGGAGGTGAGCGCACCCGGTGCGGCACCGGTCCTGGTGATCGGCAACACGGGCGACCCGGCGACCCCGTACGAGGGGGCCCGCAGGATGGCGGACGAGTTGGGCAAGGGGGTCGGCGTGGAGCTCACCTGGAAAGGCGAGGGACACGGGGCGTACGGGAACGGGAGCGACTGTGTGAACTCCACGGTGAACGCGTATCTGCTGAAGGGCACGGTGCCGAAGGACGGCAAGGTCTGCGGCCGCCAGTAG
- the moeZ gene encoding adenylyltransferase/sulfurtransferase MoeZ produces MSLPPLVEPASELTVDEVRRYSRHLIIPDVGMDGQKRLKNAKVLCVGAGGLGSPALMYLAAAGVGTLGIVEFDEVDESNLQRQIIHSQADIGRSKAESARDSVLGINPYVNVILHEERLEAENVMEIFSQYDLIVDGTDNFATRYLVNDACVLLNKPYVWGSIYRFDGQASVFWSEHGPCYRCLYPEPPPPGMVPSCAEGGVLGVLCASIGSIQVTEAIKVLTGVGEPLVGRLMIYDALEMQYRQVKVRKDPDCAVCGENPTVTELIDYEAFCGVVSEEAQEAAAGSTITPKQLKEWIDDGENIEIIDVREINEYEIVSIPGAKLIPKNEFLMGTALEGLPQDKKIVLHCKTGVRSAEVLAVLKSAGFSDAVHVGGGVIGWVNQIEPDKPVY; encoded by the coding sequence GTGTCGCTGCCACCCCTGGTCGAGCCCGCCTCCGAGCTCACCGTAGACGAGGTCCGCAGGTACTCCCGCCACCTGATCATCCCCGACGTCGGGATGGACGGGCAGAAGCGGCTGAAGAACGCCAAGGTGCTCTGTGTGGGCGCCGGCGGCCTGGGCTCGCCGGCGCTGATGTACCTGGCCGCGGCGGGCGTCGGCACGCTCGGCATCGTGGAGTTCGACGAGGTCGACGAGTCGAACCTGCAGCGCCAGATCATCCACAGCCAGGCCGACATCGGCCGCTCCAAGGCCGAGTCCGCGCGCGACTCGGTCCTCGGCATCAACCCGTACGTGAACGTGATCCTTCACGAAGAGCGGCTCGAGGCCGAGAACGTGATGGAGATCTTCAGCCAGTACGACCTGATCGTCGACGGAACCGACAACTTCGCGACCCGCTACCTGGTCAACGACGCGTGCGTGCTGCTGAACAAGCCGTACGTCTGGGGCTCGATCTACCGCTTCGACGGCCAGGCCTCCGTGTTCTGGTCCGAGCACGGCCCCTGCTACCGCTGCCTCTACCCGGAGCCCCCGCCCCCCGGCATGGTCCCCTCCTGCGCCGAGGGCGGCGTGCTGGGCGTGCTGTGCGCGTCCATCGGCTCCATCCAGGTCACCGAGGCGATCAAGGTCCTCACGGGCGTCGGCGAGCCGCTCGTCGGCCGCCTGATGATCTACGACGCCCTCGAGATGCAGTACCGCCAGGTCAAGGTCCGCAAGGACCCGGACTGCGCGGTCTGCGGCGAGAACCCGACCGTCACCGAGCTCATCGACTACGAGGCCTTCTGCGGCGTCGTCTCCGAGGAGGCCCAGGAGGCGGCCGCCGGTTCGACGATCACTCCGAAGCAGCTCAAGGAGTGGATCGACGACGGCGAGAACATCGAGATCATCGACGTCCGTGAGATCAACGAGTACGAGATCGTCTCGATCCCGGGCGCCAAGCTGATCCCGAAGAACGAGTTCCTCATGGGCACCGCCCTGGAGGGCCTCCCGCAGGACAAGAAGATCGTCCTGCACTGCAAGACGGGTGTCCGCAGTGCGGAAGTCCTCGCGGTCCTGAAGTCCGCGGGCTTCTCCGACGCCGTGCACGTCGGCGGCGGTGTGATCGGCTGGGTCAACCAGATCGAGCCGGACAAGCCGGTCTACTAG
- a CDS encoding spherulation-specific family 4 protein — MPHLTSTKTNTPSTDLRVGFGAPGFAHPLVAPAEWAELTRPGTPLDWAVLNVADGPGARPDPHCLEAAGRLRNAGVRVLGHLDTSGVRTCGELVPEAHRYVDWYQADGFFLDHCPAEHAALPEVRRTVTALRAIRDDAHIVLGHGTHPHPGYAENADQLVTFSGPWSDYRWSQVAEWTADYPPDRFCHFVHGVPGPHLEEALRIARWQGASTIWFTDRTDRGGRVDPWETMPGYWDEIVSRIGTGVSE, encoded by the coding sequence ATGCCGCATCTGACCAGCACGAAGACAAACACGCCGAGCACCGACCTGCGCGTCGGCTTCGGTGCCCCCGGCTTCGCCCATCCCTTGGTCGCCCCTGCCGAATGGGCCGAACTCACCCGTCCCGGCACCCCACTGGACTGGGCCGTCCTCAACGTCGCCGACGGACCCGGTGCCCGTCCCGACCCGCACTGCCTCGAAGCGGCCGGCCGGCTGCGCAACGCGGGCGTCCGCGTCCTCGGCCACCTCGACACCTCCGGGGTCCGCACCTGCGGCGAGCTGGTCCCCGAGGCGCACCGCTACGTCGACTGGTACCAGGCCGACGGCTTCTTCCTGGACCACTGCCCGGCCGAACACGCCGCGCTCCCCGAAGTCCGCCGCACCGTCACCGCGCTCCGCGCGATCCGTGACGATGCCCACATCGTCCTCGGCCACGGCACCCATCCCCACCCCGGTTATGCCGAGAACGCCGACCAGTTGGTCACCTTCTCCGGCCCCTGGAGCGACTACCGCTGGTCGCAGGTGGCCGAGTGGACCGCCGACTACCCGCCCGACCGCTTCTGCCACTTCGTCCACGGAGTGCCGGGCCCGCACCTCGAGGAGGCCCTGCGGATCGCGCGCTGGCAGGGTGCCTCGACGATCTGGTTCACCGACCGCACGGACCGCGGCGGCCGCGTCGACCCCTGGGAGACCATGCCCGGCTACTGGGACGAAATCGTCTCGCGGATCGGAACGGGTGTCTCGGAATGA
- a CDS encoding DUF3492 domain-containing protein, which yields MRIGLLTEGGYPYVSGDARLWCDRLVRGLEQHEFDIYALSRSERQEDEGWVQLPPQVGRVITAPLWTAADDGVVYGRRARRRFAESYGELVAALSVGGVGDASGESSAAEADRFASALYGLAELARDEGGLVGALRSETAVRTLERACRAPGARQTAREARVPDLLAVAAHLERALRPLSLDWYEDDGLGAVDLCHAASGGSAALPGLLAHHFCGVPLLVTEYGVRLRTHYLADTESAPAVRALLAAFHGRLATETYRRAAVVTPGNTHARRWQERCGADREKLRTVYSGMDAARFTEVGESAECGDPDRLVWVGRVEPAKDLISLLHAFAEIRKEEPKTRLRIVGAPTGPEGAAYLGHCKALAAQLFPDEAEGLHAVGDNPVSFEEIGGPEVPTLADAYASGAVTVLSSVVEGFPISLVEAMFCGRATVSTDVGAVVEVIGGTGLVVPPRNPKALAEACVTLLRDPERRERLGAAARARALELFTVEQNITAFHSIYLEIVSHTPVRRVVLDDTGEPLPFAAPAEAHVPGHWTELSNRVVARGGPGWAAGPPVRATPPLAATEGASG from the coding sequence GTGCGCATAGGACTGCTTACGGAGGGTGGCTATCCGTATGTGAGCGGTGACGCCAGGCTCTGGTGCGACCGACTCGTGCGCGGCCTCGAGCAGCACGAGTTCGACATCTACGCGCTCAGTCGCAGCGAGCGCCAGGAGGACGAGGGCTGGGTCCAGCTGCCGCCGCAGGTCGGCCGGGTCATCACGGCCCCGCTGTGGACCGCGGCGGACGACGGGGTGGTGTACGGCAGGCGGGCGCGCCGTCGGTTCGCCGAGTCCTACGGCGAGTTGGTGGCGGCGCTGAGCGTAGGGGGGGTCGGCGACGCCTCGGGGGAGTCGTCGGCCGCTGAGGCGGACCGTTTCGCCAGCGCCCTGTACGGGCTCGCCGAACTCGCCCGCGACGAGGGCGGACTGGTGGGGGCGCTCCGCTCCGAGACCGCCGTACGCACCCTGGAGCGCGCCTGTCGCGCCCCCGGCGCCCGGCAGACGGCGCGCGAGGCGCGCGTACCGGATCTGCTGGCCGTCGCCGCGCACCTTGAGCGCGCCCTGCGCCCCCTCTCGCTCGACTGGTACGAGGACGACGGCCTCGGCGCGGTCGACCTGTGCCACGCGGCCTCCGGCGGCTCGGCCGCCCTGCCCGGTCTCCTCGCGCACCACTTCTGCGGCGTCCCGCTGCTGGTGACCGAGTACGGCGTGCGGCTGCGCACGCACTACCTGGCGGACACCGAGTCCGCGCCCGCCGTACGGGCCCTGCTCGCCGCCTTCCACGGTCGGCTGGCCACCGAGACCTACCGACGGGCCGCGGTCGTCACGCCCGGCAACACCCACGCCCGCCGCTGGCAGGAGCGTTGCGGCGCCGACCGCGAGAAGCTGCGCACGGTCTACTCCGGTATGGACGCCGCCCGCTTCACGGAGGTGGGGGAGTCCGCGGAGTGCGGGGACCCGGACAGGCTGGTCTGGGTGGGCCGTGTCGAACCCGCCAAGGACCTGATCTCCCTCCTCCACGCCTTCGCGGAGATCCGCAAGGAGGAGCCCAAGACACGGCTGAGAATCGTCGGCGCGCCCACCGGCCCCGAGGGCGCGGCGTATCTGGGGCACTGCAAGGCGCTGGCCGCGCAGCTCTTCCCGGACGAGGCGGAGGGGCTGCACGCCGTCGGCGACAACCCCGTCTCCTTCGAGGAGATCGGCGGTCCCGAGGTGCCGACCCTCGCCGACGCCTACGCCTCGGGCGCGGTCACCGTCCTGTCCAGCGTCGTCGAGGGCTTCCCGATCAGTCTCGTCGAGGCCATGTTCTGCGGCCGGGCCACCGTGTCCACCGACGTCGGCGCGGTCGTGGAGGTCATCGGCGGCACGGGACTGGTCGTCCCGCCGCGCAATCCGAAGGCGCTCGCGGAGGCGTGCGTGACGCTGCTGCGCGACCCGGAGCGTCGTGAGCGCCTCGGCGCCGCCGCGCGCGCCCGCGCACTCGAACTGTTCACCGTGGAGCAGAACATCACGGCATTTCACAGCATTTACCTGGAGATCGTCTCGCACACGCCGGTCCGCCGGGTCGTGCTGGACGACACCGGCGAGCCCCTCCCGTTCGCCGCCCCCGCGGAGGCCCATGTCCCCGGCCACTGGACCGAGCTGAGCAACCGCGTCGTGGCCCGCGGCGGCCCCGGCTGGGCCGCGGGACCCCCGGTCCGCGCGACGCCTCCCCTCGCCGCCACGGAAGGAGCGTCCGGATGA
- a CDS encoding ABC transporter ATP-binding protein — MSLVHVTDLTVEFGDLRAVDGLSFRLEEGAALALVGESGSGKSTVASALLGLHRGTGARVGGSVEVAGADVQQASDDDLRRLRGAKAAMVFQDPLSSLDPYYAIGDQIAEVYRVHTRVSRRAARARAVEVLDRVGIPDAVRRSRARPHEFSGGMRQRALIAMALACEPELLIADEPTTALDVTVQAQILDLLHSLRQETGMGLLLVTHDVGVAAESVDDVLVMRHGRAVEQGPVGAVLGAPAEAYTRELLAAVPRVDAPRTPSQASGEVVLEAKSLRREFGRGKKAFAAVDDVSLTVHRGETLGVVGESGSGKTTLGRMLVGLLEPTAGEVRHDGHARAGLNPAVQMVFQDPVSSLNPRRGVGESIADPLRARGERDEKRIRARVTELLERVGLEGAHYDRYPHEFSGGQRQRVGIARALAADPRVIVCDEPVSALDVTTQAQVVALLGELQRELGLALVFVAHDLAVVRQVSDRVAVMRRGRIVETGPADEVYDNPRDLYTKQLLAAVPALDPRIAARRRAERREVAVT, encoded by the coding sequence ATGAGCCTCGTCCATGTCACGGACCTGACCGTCGAGTTCGGCGACCTGCGTGCCGTCGACGGCCTCTCCTTCCGCCTGGAGGAGGGCGCCGCCCTCGCCCTGGTCGGCGAGTCCGGCTCCGGCAAGTCCACCGTCGCCTCGGCCCTGCTCGGGCTGCACCGGGGCACGGGCGCCCGCGTGGGCGGCTCGGTCGAGGTCGCCGGGGCGGACGTACAGCAGGCGTCGGACGACGACCTGCGGCGGCTGCGGGGCGCGAAGGCGGCGATGGTCTTCCAGGACCCGCTGTCGTCCCTGGACCCGTACTACGCGATCGGCGACCAGATCGCCGAGGTGTACCGCGTGCACACGCGTGTGTCGCGACGAGCGGCACGCGCGCGTGCCGTGGAGGTGCTGGACCGGGTCGGCATTCCGGACGCCGTACGGCGATCCCGGGCCCGTCCGCACGAGTTCAGCGGCGGTATGCGTCAGCGCGCCCTCATCGCGATGGCGCTGGCCTGCGAGCCCGAGCTGCTGATCGCCGACGAGCCCACGACCGCGCTCGACGTGACCGTCCAGGCCCAGATCCTCGACCTGCTGCACAGCCTGCGCCAGGAGACCGGCATGGGCCTGCTGCTCGTCACGCACGACGTGGGCGTCGCCGCCGAGAGCGTCGACGACGTGCTCGTCATGCGGCACGGTCGCGCGGTCGAGCAGGGGCCGGTCGGCGCGGTGCTCGGGGCGCCCGCGGAGGCGTACACGCGTGAACTGCTCGCCGCGGTACCGCGCGTGGACGCGCCGCGGACACCTTCCCAGGCCTCCGGCGAGGTGGTTCTTGAAGCGAAGAGCCTGCGGCGCGAGTTCGGGCGCGGCAAGAAGGCCTTCGCGGCGGTCGACGACGTCTCGCTGACGGTCCACCGGGGCGAGACCCTCGGCGTCGTCGGCGAGAGCGGCAGCGGCAAGACGACGCTGGGACGGATGCTGGTCGGGCTGCTGGAGCCGACGGCGGGCGAGGTCCGTCACGACGGCCACGCGCGCGCGGGCCTGAACCCGGCCGTGCAGATGGTCTTCCAGGACCCCGTCTCCTCCTTGAACCCACGCCGCGGCGTGGGCGAGTCGATCGCCGACCCGCTCCGCGCCCGTGGTGAACGGGACGAGAAGCGGATCAGGGCGCGCGTGACGGAACTCCTGGAGCGCGTGGGGCTCGAAGGGGCGCATTACGACCGCTACCCGCACGAGTTCAGCGGCGGCCAGCGCCAGCGCGTGGGCATCGCGCGGGCGCTCGCGGCCGACCCGCGCGTCATCGTCTGCGACGAGCCGGTCTCCGCGCTCGACGTCACCACCCAGGCCCAGGTGGTCGCCCTGCTCGGTGAGTTGCAGCGGGAACTCGGACTCGCGCTCGTCTTCGTCGCGCACGACCTGGCCGTCGTACGCCAGGTCAGCGACCGGGTCGCCGTGATGCGGCGCGGCCGGATCGTCGAGACCGGGCCCGCCGACGAGGTGTACGACAACCCTCGGGACCTATACACCAAGCAGCTCCTGGCCGCCGTACCGGCGCTCGATCCGCGGATCGCGGCCCGGCGAAGGGCGGAGCGCCGGGAAGTGGCCGTGACCTGA
- a CDS encoding ABC transporter permease has translation MSGFTGFALRRTVSAVLTLLALSVIIYVVFYATPGNVAQISCGPRCSPEQVHQVAQQLRLDDPLYLRYWHFLQGIVAGHDYSTGTSVEHCPAPCLGLSYQSDQQVTQIILDKLPVSLSLVVGAMVLWLLLGVGTGVLSAWRRGRFTERALTGLTLAGVATPVFVIGLVLMIVVCGQLEILPFPEYVSFSDDPEQWMWGLLLPWVTLALAEAAYFARLTRASMLETLAEDHIRTFRAYGVGERSIVGRHALRGALAPIIALNANDFGSAMGGAVLVESLFGLPGIGQELVHAVTVVDLPVVVGMVLVIGFFVVLANAVADVLYAVADRRVVLV, from the coding sequence ATGAGCGGCTTCACCGGATTCGCCCTGCGCCGGACCGTGAGCGCCGTACTCACCCTGCTCGCCCTCTCGGTCATCATCTACGTGGTCTTCTACGCCACTCCCGGCAACGTCGCCCAGATCTCCTGCGGTCCGCGCTGCTCGCCGGAACAGGTGCACCAGGTCGCCCAGCAACTCCGGCTCGACGACCCGCTGTACCTGCGCTACTGGCACTTCCTCCAGGGCATCGTCGCAGGCCACGACTACTCCACCGGCACCTCGGTCGAGCACTGCCCGGCGCCCTGCCTCGGGCTGTCGTACCAGAGCGACCAGCAGGTCACGCAGATCATCCTGGACAAGCTGCCCGTCAGCCTGTCGCTGGTGGTCGGCGCGATGGTGCTCTGGCTGCTGCTGGGCGTCGGCACCGGTGTGCTGTCCGCCTGGCGGCGCGGCCGCTTCACCGAGCGCGCGCTGACCGGCCTCACCCTCGCGGGAGTCGCCACACCCGTCTTCGTCATCGGCCTCGTCCTGATGATCGTGGTCTGCGGGCAGCTGGAGATACTGCCCTTCCCGGAGTACGTCTCCTTCTCCGACGACCCCGAGCAGTGGATGTGGGGCCTGCTGCTGCCCTGGGTCACGCTCGCCCTCGCCGAGGCGGCCTACTTCGCGCGGCTGACCCGTGCGTCGATGCTCGAGACGCTCGCCGAGGACCACATCCGCACCTTCCGGGCCTACGGCGTCGGCGAGCGGTCGATCGTCGGCCGGCACGCCCTGCGCGGGGCCCTGGCACCGATCATCGCCCTGAACGCCAACGACTTCGGCAGCGCGATGGGCGGGGCCGTCCTCGTCGAGTCACTGTTCGGCCTGCCCGGCATCGGCCAGGAACTGGTCCACGCCGTCACCGTCGTCGACCTCCCGGTCGTCGTCGGCATGGTCCTGGTCATCGGCTTCTTCGTGGTGCTCGCCAATGCCGTCGCGGATGTCCTGTACGCGGTGGCCGACCGACGGGTGGTGCTCGTATGA
- a CDS encoding ABC transporter permease, with protein MSEALVATEVPEASVPGASGARQFWRRLRAQRAAMVAALVVALLVLVALAAPLLTALEGQDPTTYHPSLVDSARGGVPIGSFGGISADHWLGVEPQTGRDLFARLLYGARVSLGVALTATAVQVFLGVVVGVAAALGNRWVDQLLSRITDIIVAMPLMIMALALLAIVPSSFPRPVLVALIIGFVAWGTIGKIARAQTLTLKELDYVAAARLSGWGTLRIARRELLPGLGAPVITYAALMVPANITIEASLSFLGVGVKPPTPSWGQMLSSADVWYQAAPQYLLLPAAALFLTVLALTVLGDGVRTALDPRAASRLRIGTGRKQESKAGKEGTA; from the coding sequence ATGAGCGAGGCACTTGTCGCCACCGAGGTTCCCGAGGCTTCCGTCCCGGGGGCCTCGGGGGCCCGTCAGTTCTGGCGGCGGCTGCGGGCGCAGCGCGCCGCCATGGTCGCGGCGCTCGTCGTCGCCCTGCTCGTCCTGGTGGCGCTCGCGGCGCCCCTGCTCACCGCGCTGGAGGGCCAGGACCCGACCACCTACCACCCCTCCCTGGTGGACTCCGCGCGCGGTGGCGTGCCCATCGGGTCCTTCGGAGGCATCAGTGCGGACCACTGGCTCGGCGTCGAACCGCAGACCGGACGCGACCTGTTCGCGCGTCTGCTGTACGGCGCCCGGGTCTCCCTGGGCGTCGCGCTGACCGCGACCGCCGTACAGGTCTTCCTCGGCGTCGTCGTGGGCGTCGCGGCCGCGCTCGGCAACCGATGGGTTGATCAACTGTTGAGCCGGATCACCGACATCATCGTGGCCATGCCGTTGATGATCATGGCTTTGGCGCTGCTGGCCATCGTGCCGAGCAGCTTCCCGAGGCCGGTCCTGGTCGCGCTCATCATCGGCTTCGTCGCCTGGGGAACGATCGGCAAGATCGCGCGCGCCCAGACACTCACCCTCAAGGAACTCGACTACGTGGCCGCCGCCCGGCTGAGCGGTTGGGGCACCTTGCGGATCGCCCGCCGGGAACTGCTGCCCGGCCTCGGCGCGCCCGTCATCACCTACGCGGCACTGATGGTGCCGGCGAACATCACCATCGAGGCCTCCTTGTCCTTCCTCGGCGTCGGCGTGAAGCCGCCCACCCCGTCCTGGGGACAGATGCTCTCCTCGGCCGACGTCTGGTACCAGGCGGCCCCGCAGTACCTGCTGCTGCCCGCGGCCGCGCTGTTCCTCACCGTCCTCGCGCTCACCGTCCTCGGCGACGGCGTCCGCACCGCCCTCGACCCGCGCGCGGCCTCCCGCCTGCGCATCGGCACGGGCCGCAAGCAGGAGTCCAAGGCCGGAAAGGAGGGCACCGCATGA